GCGGTGCCCACCCCGAGGCGGCCATCGGCCAGGGGCCGGTGGCGGGTGCGCTCCACCAGGGGATCGATGCGCCGGTCCCAGAGGTCGTTGGCCACGCAGCCGGCACCGCTCACCGCCAGGCCCCCCAGCACGATCCAGGCCACCAGCGGGGCCGGGGGCGGCACGGCCGGGCCCAGCCAGAGGGCCCAGCCGGCGGGAATCAGCAGGATCAGCCGGCCGCTGGGCTTGTGCCAGCGCAGCAGCTCAAGCCAGGCCGGAGCGCGGCCGGGGGCCATCGGGACGTTCACCGCGGACAACGGTCGGTTGGCGGCACCCTATCCAACTCCCCAGGGCAGCGTTCCCGCGGCCGGATCCGGAGCGTCGCCCGGTGGCAAAGTGGCGCCGCCGCCGCCCGGGCCGACCCCCATGCCCCCGATTCCCGATCCGGCGTCCGCCGCGTTGGCTCCGGTCCCCGTCCCCACCAGCGGTGGGGAGAGGCGGGTGGCGGCCATCGACATCGGCACCAATTCCATCCACCTGCTGGTGGCGGCGATCGATCCGCTCCTGGGCAGCTTCTCGGTGGTGGTGGCGGAGAAGTCCACCACCCGCCTGGGGGAGAGGGATCCGGAGACGGGGGACCTCACCCCCGAGGCGATCGAGCGCGCCTTCCTGACCCTGCGCCACTGCCGCGACCTGGCCACCAGCCACGGGGTGGAGCAGATCGTCACCGCCGCCACCAGCGCGGTGCGCGAGGCCCCGAACGGCCGTTCCTTCCTGCAGGGCCTCCAGGACCAGCTGGGACTGGCGGTGGATCTGGTCAGCGGGCCAGAGGAGGCCCGCCTGATCTACCTGGGGGTGCTCTCGGGCCTGTCCTTCGGCGATCAGCCTTACTTCATTCTTGACATCGGCGGTGGCTCCACCGAGCTGGTGCTCGCCGACGGCCGCGATGCCCGCGCGCTCACCAGCACCCGCATCGGCGCGGTGCGTCTCCAGCGGGAGTTCTGCCGGGAGGATCCCCTGACGCCGGCCCGCCGGGGCTTCCTCGAGGCCTACATCCAGGGGGCGATGGATCCGGCCGTCGCCGAGGTGAAGCGGGAGCTGCGTCCGGGGGAGAAGCCCGTCCTGGTGGCCACCAGCGGCACCGCCATGGCGATGGCGGCCCTGGCCTCCGCCCAGGACCCCAATCCGCCCCTGAAGCTCGACGGCTACCGCCTCGGCCGGGCCCGCCTGGATGAGATCGTCGAGCGGCTGGTGGCGATGACTCCGGACCAGCGCCGGGCCCTCACCGCCATCAACGAGCGCCGGGCCGAGATCATCGTCCCCGGTGCCCTGATCCTCCAGACCACCATGGAGATCCTCCAGGTCCGTGAACTGGTGGTGTGCGAGCGGGCCCTGCGGGAAGGCCTGATCGTCGACTGGATGCTGCGCAACGGCCTGCTGGTCGACCGCTTCACCTTCCAGAGCACGATCCGGCGCCGCACCGTGCTGCACCTGGCCCGCACCTACGGGGTGGACACGGGCCGGGCCGACCGGGTGGCCAGCCATGCCCTGAGCCTCTACGACCAGACCCGGGGCCTGCTGCACGATGACGACGGCGACGGCCGGGCCCTGCTGTGGGCGGCGGCCCAGCTTCATGCCTGCGGCAAGCACGTCAACATCGCCGCCTACCACAAGCACACCTGGTACCTGATCCGCCACGGGGAGCTGCTGGGCTATTCCGAAGCCGAGCACCTGATGGTGGCGGCGATCGCCCGGTACCACCGGCGCAGCCTGCCCAAGAAACGCCACGAGTCGTGGCAGCTGATCGAAGCCGGCCAGCACCGGCACACCGTGTTCACGATGGCCCTGCTGCTGCGGCTGGCCGCCGCCCTCGACCGCAGGCCCGCCTCCGGGATCGCGGCGATCACCGTGTCTGCGGACACCGACCGGGCCCATCAGTCCCGTGGCTTCACGATCGGCCTGCAGGCCGGGGCGCCGGCCACCGGGGAACCTCCCCTGGATCTCAGCCTGGAGGAGTGGAGCCTCCGTTCCTGCACGGACCTCGTGCTGGAGGCCACGGGCCTGCGGCTCACGGTGAAGCAGGCGTCGCCTTGAAGGTGCGCCACACCACCTGATCGATCCTGCCGAGGGTCTGGGGCGCCAGGGTTCCGGCGCTGGCCGTCACCAGGTCGGGCCGGCCGGCCAGGACCCGCAGGCCGCCGCCCAGGGGGAAGCGTTTCTCGCCGGTGAAGGTGCCGCGGAACAGGGTCTCGCCGGCGGCCGTGCGCACCTCCAGCCAGCTGGGCTGGCGGCTCTCCAGCAACAGCTGATCCGGCGCCGGCCCTGGTGCCGCCGGGGCAGGGGCCGGTGCGGCGGGCGGGCCGGACGCCGTGGCCTGGCCGGGGGACGCGGCCGGTGACGGGACCCCGGCGGCCTGGGGGGAGGGGACCCTGCCCTGCAGGCCCGCCACCGCCACGGCACCGCCGCCCAGGAGAACCAGGGCCGCCCACAACCAGCCGGGGGGCCGCTGCGGCGGGCGGGGGCCGTCGGGGTCCGAACCTTCCGCTGCAGGGGGGGCCTGGCGACGGGGCTGCGCCCCACCCGCATCAGACGGCTGGTCTGCAGGTCGCTGATCTGCTGGCTCACGTCGATCCCCAGGGCGCCCGCCACCCGCTTGGCCTGGGCCACCACGAACACCGCCTCCGGCAGGTGACGGTGGTCGCCGGTTTCAAGGGCCGTCAGCTGCTCGGTGCCGAGCCGCAGCCGGTCGGCCAGATCCTCCAGGCTCAGGCCCTGCTCACGACGGGCCGCGGCAAGCCGTTCGCCCAGCTCGACAAGTTCCGGGATCGGAGTGCTCCAGTCCTCTGCGGCCATGGTCGCGGCAGGAGATTCGGGCAAGGGCAGGGTCTCCTGATGCGCTGCGTAGCCAGCAGTATGACGAGCGGTCCTGGTGACGACCAGAACCCGCTGCTGGGGACCCTACCGGTGGGGAAGGCAGGAGGAAAGACATGGGCGATACTGGATTCGAACCAGTGACCCCTTCCGTGTGAAGGAAGTGCGCTACCGCTGTGCTAATCGCCCGTCGTTGCGGCCGACACCCCTGCGACGCTGAAAGTGGTTCTTTCGGCGGCTGAGGGTTCCGACCCGGCCATCTGGCCAGAACCCTCCTACACGGTCGCCGAACTCACTGTCAAATGCCGGTCAGCCGCCGCAGCCGGCAGTCACCCGTCCGACCGCCACCGGGTCGAATTCGATGCTCGCCGGCCCGGTGAACAGATCCGGCTGCAGGTCCCTCAGGGCCCGGGCCTCTCGGTTGAGGCGGTCCTGGGCGGCGTCGATGCGGGCCTCACGCCGCTGGCGCCAGCGCGCCCGCTCGGCGGCCACCTGCTGCTCCCAGGCGCCGAGGGCCTCCTCGTAGCGTTCGCGGTCGAGCCGCTGGTCCTCCGGGCGGTAGCGGGATTCGCGGCCGGCATCCAGGGGCTGGGGGGGCGCCACGCTGGGGCGGAAGGGGCTGTTGTGGGCCGCCGCCAGCTCCTCTTCGGTGCGGCGCAGGGACTCCATCAGGGTGGTGATGGTTCGCTGGCGCCGGCGGCAGGCCTCGAGGGCCGCGCGCCGGGAGGCGGCCGCCTTCTCCATCACCGCCCGCTCCTTCGCCAGGCTGCGATCGGTGTCGGGCAGGCAGCGGACGTAGATCAGGGCCGCGCTGAGCGGATTGCCGGCGGCGGCGCTGAGCCGGCGGCAGCGCTCCCGGCCGGCCTCACTCACCCCGCCTACCTGGCAGCCGCCGCCCAGCAGGGTCAGGCCCAGCAGCACCGGCAGCAGCGACCGGCATCGGCTTCCATGGGAACTGGCCATCGCCCTCGAAACGCCCCTCGCGGACACCGACCCCATTGTCGCCACCGCCCCGACGCTCCGATGCCCGAGCCAGCCGCCCCCTACGGCGGCACCCGCATCGCCCGGAAGGTGAGGTTGACCCGTGGGGCGTCCACCTTGAGCCGCCGCGGCAGCTGGTGCTGCCAGTGCCTCTGGGTGGGCGGGTCCATCAGCAGCAGGTCCCCGTGGCCCAGGTCCACCGCCAGGGTCGGGGCCGTGCCGCGCCGGCAGGGGCGGAAGCGCAGGGTGCGGCTGGCCCCCAGGCTGAGGGAAGCGATCGGGGCGTGGGGATCGAGCTCGGCCTCGTCATCGGCGTGCCAGCCCATGGCATCGCGGCCGTCGCGGTAGAGATTCAGCAGCAGGGAATGGAACGGCCGGTCC
This genomic stretch from Cyanobium gracile PCC 6307 harbors:
- a CDS encoding Ppx/GppA phosphatase family protein, which translates into the protein MPPIPDPASAALAPVPVPTSGGERRVAAIDIGTNSIHLLVAAIDPLLGSFSVVVAEKSTTRLGERDPETGDLTPEAIERAFLTLRHCRDLATSHGVEQIVTAATSAVREAPNGRSFLQGLQDQLGLAVDLVSGPEEARLIYLGVLSGLSFGDQPYFILDIGGGSTELVLADGRDARALTSTRIGAVRLQREFCREDPLTPARRGFLEAYIQGAMDPAVAEVKRELRPGEKPVLVATSGTAMAMAALASAQDPNPPLKLDGYRLGRARLDEIVERLVAMTPDQRRALTAINERRAEIIVPGALILQTTMEILQVRELVVCERALREGLIVDWMLRNGLLVDRFTFQSTIRRRTVLHLARTYGVDTGRADRVASHALSLYDQTRGLLHDDDGDGRALLWAAAQLHACGKHVNIAAYHKHTWYLIRHGELLGYSEAEHLMVAAIARYHRRSLPKKRHESWQLIEAGQHRHTVFTMALLLRLAAALDRRPASGIAAITVSADTDRAHQSRGFTIGLQAGAPATGEPPLDLSLEEWSLRSCTDLVLEATGLRLTVKQASP
- a CDS encoding helix-turn-helix domain-containing protein, whose translation is MGERLAAARREQGLSLEDLADRLRLGTEQLTALETGDHRHLPEAVFVVAQAKRVAGALGIDVSQQISDLQTSRLMRVGRSPVARPPLQRKVRTPTAPARRSGPPAGCGRPWFSWAAVPWRWRACRAGSPPPRPPGSRHRPRPPARPRRPARPPHRPLPRRHQGRRRISCCWRAASPAGWRCARPPARPCSAAPSPARNASPWAAACGSWPAGPTW
- a CDS encoding alpha-ketoglutarate-dependent dioxygenase AlkB family protein, encoding MTPAVPCLRHWRGWVGTAEADGWLRTLLEEVPWKQESVSVYGRRHPMPRLTCWMADPGCGYRYAGLKNAIEPWTPLTAAIRRRVAAVADRPFHSLLLNLYRDGRDAMGWHADDEAELDPHAPIASLSLGASRTLRFRPCRRGTAPTLAVDLGHGDLLLMDPPTQRHWQHQLPRRLKVDAPRVNLTFRAMRVPP